Proteins from a genomic interval of Symmachiella macrocystis:
- a CDS encoding class I SAM-dependent rRNA methyltransferase, translating to MTDNPIEVETETTIAAEADSAPTALPVVVIKKRRALPFFSRHPWVFTGAIARVDGDPPAGAEVQVVTDSGEFIARGLFNPHSNIRVRLYSWRADCAVDDAFLSERLDAALALRRDVLDRNQAESACRLVASEADGLSGLTVDRYGQWLVLQLTSFALAERRDVIVRLLKEKLSPAGILLRTEKGIRDAEGLQLTDGLLEGEAPPSPMFIEEYGVRYGLDLLQGQKTGFYLDQRDNRAAFAKYTAGRSVLDLFCYTGGFGLSAMVNGGARGVLGVDASEAALKIAQANAELNGVADRMTFEKGDAFRVLDRLREEGQQFGAVVLDPPKMARHRSAVPSALKGYAQLNRAAMELLSPNGILVTCSCSGLVTRADFEAALAKAAIDAGRNLQILETRGPAADHPASVFCPENHYLDCYICRVE from the coding sequence ATGACGGACAACCCCATCGAAGTTGAAACAGAAACCACGATTGCAGCGGAGGCGGATTCTGCGCCCACTGCCTTGCCTGTGGTGGTGATTAAAAAACGCCGCGCGTTGCCATTTTTTTCGCGGCATCCGTGGGTTTTCACCGGGGCAATTGCACGTGTCGACGGTGATCCGCCTGCCGGTGCTGAAGTGCAAGTCGTTACCGATAGCGGCGAATTTATCGCGCGGGGATTATTCAATCCGCACAGCAACATCCGGGTGCGGTTGTATAGCTGGCGGGCGGATTGCGCGGTGGATGACGCTTTCCTCTCCGAGCGACTCGATGCGGCGCTCGCTTTGCGGCGTGATGTGCTCGATCGAAATCAAGCCGAATCGGCGTGCCGGTTGGTGGCGAGCGAAGCGGATGGACTGTCGGGATTGACGGTTGACCGTTACGGCCAATGGTTGGTGTTGCAATTGACGAGCTTTGCGCTGGCGGAGCGTCGAGATGTGATTGTGCGATTGCTCAAAGAAAAACTCTCACCCGCTGGGATTTTGTTGCGGACGGAGAAGGGAATCCGCGACGCTGAAGGTTTGCAACTCACTGACGGACTGTTGGAAGGTGAAGCGCCGCCATCACCGATGTTCATTGAAGAATACGGCGTGCGATATGGATTGGATTTGCTGCAGGGACAAAAGACGGGGTTTTATCTTGACCAGCGCGACAATCGCGCAGCGTTCGCAAAATATACCGCCGGGCGCAGCGTGTTGGATTTGTTTTGCTATACGGGCGGATTTGGACTGAGCGCGATGGTGAACGGAGGCGCTCGCGGGGTGCTGGGGGTGGATGCTTCGGAAGCGGCGTTGAAAATTGCCCAGGCGAATGCCGAACTCAACGGGGTTGCCGACCGGATGACGTTTGAAAAAGGGGATGCTTTTCGCGTGCTGGATCGACTGCGCGAAGAAGGCCAACAGTTCGGCGCCGTTGTTTTGGATCCGCCGAAGATGGCGCGGCATCGCAGCGCGGTGCCGTCGGCGCTGAAGGGCTATGCCCAATTGAATCGCGCGGCCATGGAATTGCTATCGCCCAATGGAATTCTGGTGACGTGCAGTTGTTCGGGATTAGTGACCCGCGCGGACTTTGAAGCGGCATTGGCCAAGGCGGCGATTGATGCGGGGCGGAATTTGCAAATTCTAGAAACCCGCGGCCCAGCGGCCGATCATCCGGCGTCGGTGTTCTGTCCGGAGAATCATTATCTGGATTGTTATATCTGCCGCGTGGAGTGA
- a CDS encoding response regulator — protein sequence MAFEVSDESSRVLIADDNIPNCELLDAYLADEEYEIDMAHDGQAALDRVAAQQPDLILLDIMMPKMSGYEVCQRLKESPSTCDIPIIMVTALNEMGDIEKAVNAGADDFLTKPVNQLELRTRVRSLLRVRHLTNERDRLLAYLSEVESVRDKAP from the coding sequence ATGGCATTTGAAGTCAGCGACGAATCGTCACGGGTGCTGATCGCCGACGATAATATTCCCAACTGCGAATTGCTCGACGCCTATTTGGCGGACGAGGAGTACGAGATTGATATGGCACATGACGGTCAAGCGGCGCTCGACCGAGTGGCCGCGCAGCAGCCGGATTTGATCTTGTTGGACATCATGATGCCCAAAATGAGCGGCTATGAGGTCTGCCAACGTCTCAAAGAGAGTCCGTCGACCTGCGACATTCCGATAATCATGGTGACCGCGCTCAATGAGATGGGCGATATTGAAAAAGCGGTCAATGCGGGAGCCGATGATTTTCTCACCAAACCGGTGAATCAATTGGAATTACGGACTCGAGTGCGGTCATTGCTCCGCGTGCGGCATTTGACCAATGAGCGGGACCGTTTGCTGGCCTATTTGTCGGAAGTCGAGTCAGTCCGCGACAAGGCCCCCTGA
- a CDS encoding TIGR04282 family arsenosugar biosynthesis glycosyltransferase, protein MNKLGIFLKQPTAGRVKTRLARDIGDENAAALYEAFIQAVTQRFAATAEHRSLCYAPAEAAAYFEQLAGADYQLWQQPEGDLGARLHGFFAEHLDAAEDRVIVIGSDSPTLPVDFIERGFELLDDAECVVGPAADGGYYLIGMRGRLLPIFAKIAWSGAMVLDQTVSRIIDAGAALAMLPVWYDVDTAEDLRLLRGHVRALRHAQSPLNLDAVARILDKLTDDTY, encoded by the coding sequence ATGAATAAATTGGGGATTTTTCTCAAGCAACCCACGGCGGGGCGCGTGAAGACGCGGTTGGCGCGCGACATCGGCGACGAAAATGCCGCGGCACTTTACGAAGCATTTATACAGGCGGTCACACAGCGGTTTGCCGCGACGGCTGAGCACCGGTCTCTCTGCTATGCACCGGCCGAAGCAGCGGCGTATTTCGAGCAGTTGGCGGGTGCGGACTATCAATTGTGGCAGCAGCCGGAAGGGGACCTGGGCGCGCGGCTGCATGGGTTCTTTGCCGAACATCTGGATGCTGCGGAGGATCGCGTCATCGTAATCGGTTCGGATAGTCCCACCTTGCCGGTCGATTTCATTGAACGCGGCTTTGAGTTGCTGGACGATGCCGAATGCGTGGTTGGCCCGGCGGCGGACGGGGGGTACTATTTGATTGGCATGCGGGGCCGACTGTTGCCTATTTTTGCTAAAATCGCCTGGAGCGGCGCAATGGTTTTGGACCAGACTGTTTCGCGGATTATCGATGCCGGGGCTGCGCTGGCGATGCTGCCAGTGTGGTACGATGTGGACACAGCAGAGGATTTGCGGCTTTTACGGGGGCATGTGCGGGCATTGCGTCATGCGCAAAGTCCGTTAAACTTGGACGCGGTCGCCCGGATTTTGGACAAATTGACGGACGACACCTATTGA
- a CDS encoding glutaredoxin family protein produces the protein MTDSKQKTAAPAGEHSRRVVGTIGLYLGVALLGLLLIHATYGISWSMPRSWYRDQPLWGALSFTLIGIGWWLLRQRPASATVWTPTKPGLRFNNVTLYTRVGCHLCDDSLELLEGYRSYLPPIEEVDIDGDPQLLGRFDTCVPVVEIDGKVRFRGKIDEVLLRRLIEGTPPHAM, from the coding sequence ATGACGGATAGCAAACAAAAGACCGCAGCACCGGCCGGTGAACATTCCAGGAGGGTGGTCGGTACGATCGGATTGTATTTGGGTGTGGCCTTGTTAGGGTTGTTACTGATTCACGCCACGTATGGGATTTCCTGGTCGATGCCTCGTTCGTGGTATCGTGATCAACCGTTGTGGGGCGCCCTGTCGTTTACTTTGATCGGTATCGGCTGGTGGCTGTTGCGACAGCGCCCGGCGTCGGCAACGGTCTGGACGCCCACAAAACCGGGACTGCGTTTCAACAACGTTACGTTGTATACCCGCGTCGGCTGCCATCTCTGCGATGACTCGCTGGAATTGTTAGAAGGCTATCGATCCTATTTGCCGCCCATCGAAGAGGTCGACATCGATGGCGATCCGCAACTGCTGGGACGGTTTGATACATGTGTGCCGGTTGTTGAAATCGACGGTAAGGTGCGGTTTCGCGGTAAGATTGACGAGGTGTTACTACGGCGATTAATCGAGGGAACGCCGCCGCACGCGATGTAG
- a CDS encoding serine/threonine protein kinase — translation MATILTAEVLIRMLKQSGLVEGDQLDAAVARWKSNDIDVTRPRLIAIQAVKEELITRWQAEKLLQGKHRGFFLGKYRLLTLLGTGGMSSVYLAEHTLMRRQVAIKVLPQSRVDDASYLERFHRESQAVAALDHPNIVRAYDVNQEGNVHFLVMEYVAGQSLQELVAKNGPLDFVQVVEYVRQIAAGLEHAHDAGLIHRDIKPANLLVDERGVIKMLDLGLARFFHAEEENPLTLQYDEKVLGTADYLSPEQALDSHKVDTRADIYSLGCTMYFLLLGHPPFPDGTLAQRLMFHQMKEPASLKAERPETQPHIVAIVEKMMQKEPEDRFQTVRDVSTVCKRWLNKNGGDTWKTMKSAALDSAASKSTKSVPRRRKNSPTTNVPRVVDSSNTAETQTPEPQTPELQSTHDNAMADFLAAMSNSDSDLSLSDSEAEASTVTAEIPSTGSRNPKTAETISAQRSTKSKSPYESAATESAATVADDEKPASDSFDFNRETAAPVSSTTNVIKSDPAIPTSSVLGDSKASQSVSAISQLRNSSISLMRRRPKLAIAISVSTLLIGVAIIMLGFGPATTDKPPGSEDADRPTELPTPAPPAGPNFVSKTIGPNGDFQTFSAALGFAAKTPLGQHRDAHFLFSVVADQVFKERIVINNSSSGTQKYPHSMHFVVKDGTATLAPGGPEPVISIIGGNAKETDVSFLHLEGFNIDAKGAAVAIKMAGVLPRCEIRRSSLSGYTEIGIQGDAPRAFHNEEIVLSDLTFQSKSPSSIAVQLTRPKAQEDAPSNINLFGCRFLGPMRAGLEFAAAVHDIEVEQCIFYQTQVGIDLSYANQSGSSLRITNNSFYQCGIGVQFKDLQQIGYPQFAIEKNAFIACEDAAVRILENYETIQFLNKRATNGSNWSDRPLKEKDADIFRQGGTAADFKFKSTDPSLKEVFLIPDGEGQLQAIGYTGADR, via the coding sequence ATGGCCACGATACTTACCGCCGAAGTCTTGATCCGAATGCTCAAGCAAAGCGGACTGGTCGAAGGTGATCAGTTGGACGCCGCCGTAGCGCGATGGAAATCCAACGACATCGACGTTACTCGGCCTCGGTTAATTGCCATTCAAGCGGTCAAAGAGGAATTGATTACACGCTGGCAGGCGGAAAAACTGCTGCAAGGCAAACACCGCGGTTTCTTTCTGGGCAAGTACCGTTTGTTGACGCTGCTGGGCACCGGCGGCATGAGTTCGGTCTATTTGGCCGAACATACGCTCATGCGGCGGCAGGTCGCCATTAAAGTACTCCCCCAGAGCCGAGTGGACGACGCCTCGTATCTGGAACGCTTCCACCGCGAATCCCAGGCGGTTGCCGCTTTGGATCACCCCAACATCGTCCGCGCGTACGACGTCAATCAAGAAGGCAACGTGCACTTCTTGGTTATGGAATACGTCGCCGGCCAAAGCTTGCAGGAGTTGGTTGCCAAAAATGGCCCACTCGATTTTGTGCAGGTTGTCGAATACGTACGACAAATCGCCGCTGGTCTCGAACACGCTCACGATGCCGGATTGATTCATCGCGACATCAAACCAGCAAACCTCCTTGTCGATGAGCGAGGCGTCATCAAAATGCTGGACCTCGGTTTAGCCCGTTTTTTTCACGCCGAGGAAGAGAACCCACTGACTCTCCAATATGATGAGAAGGTCTTGGGAACCGCTGATTACCTTTCCCCCGAACAAGCACTCGACTCCCACAAAGTCGACACGCGTGCCGACATCTACAGCCTGGGCTGCACGATGTACTTTCTGCTCCTCGGACACCCGCCGTTTCCCGACGGGACGTTGGCACAGCGGCTGATGTTCCACCAAATGAAAGAGCCTGCATCGCTCAAAGCAGAACGCCCCGAGACTCAACCGCATATCGTGGCGATCGTGGAAAAAATGATGCAAAAGGAACCCGAGGATCGGTTCCAAACCGTGCGGGATGTCTCGACCGTCTGCAAACGTTGGCTCAATAAAAATGGTGGGGACACTTGGAAAACGATGAAGTCCGCTGCTCTGGACAGCGCCGCCTCGAAATCCACCAAGTCAGTTCCGCGCCGCCGCAAAAATTCGCCGACCACCAACGTCCCCCGCGTGGTCGATTCGTCAAATACTGCGGAGACACAGACACCTGAGCCACAGACCCCAGAGCTACAAAGCACGCACGACAACGCGATGGCTGACTTTTTGGCCGCCATGTCCAATTCGGACAGTGACCTTTCGCTGTCCGATAGCGAAGCAGAAGCCTCGACTGTCACTGCTGAAATTCCATCCACGGGCTCCCGCAATCCAAAAACAGCAGAGACAATCTCGGCACAGCGATCGACCAAATCCAAGTCGCCTTACGAATCCGCCGCAACGGAATCCGCTGCAACAGTAGCTGACGATGAAAAACCGGCAAGCGATTCGTTTGACTTCAACCGCGAGACGGCTGCACCGGTTTCTTCGACAACCAATGTCATCAAATCCGATCCCGCCATTCCCACGTCTTCTGTCCTGGGCGATTCCAAGGCGTCTCAAAGCGTTTCTGCAATTTCGCAACTGCGCAATAGTTCGATTTCGTTGATGCGTCGACGCCCCAAATTGGCCATTGCGATCAGTGTCTCGACATTGCTGATTGGCGTGGCCATTATCATGCTCGGCTTTGGACCAGCAACAACGGACAAACCACCCGGCTCAGAAGACGCTGACAGACCGACCGAACTACCAACACCTGCGCCCCCGGCCGGCCCCAATTTTGTAAGCAAGACGATTGGTCCGAATGGAGATTTTCAGACTTTCTCCGCCGCTCTCGGGTTTGCCGCAAAAACGCCGCTGGGCCAGCACCGCGACGCGCATTTCCTTTTTTCCGTCGTCGCCGATCAGGTCTTTAAAGAGCGGATCGTTATCAACAATTCGAGCAGCGGGACCCAAAAGTATCCACACAGCATGCACTTCGTGGTCAAAGACGGAACGGCCACCCTGGCCCCCGGCGGTCCTGAGCCGGTGATCTCCATCATCGGAGGAAACGCCAAAGAGACGGATGTCAGTTTCTTGCACTTAGAAGGCTTCAATATCGATGCCAAGGGCGCAGCTGTTGCCATCAAAATGGCGGGGGTATTACCGCGCTGCGAAATTAGACGCTCATCACTCAGCGGCTACACGGAGATCGGGATCCAGGGAGATGCTCCTCGCGCCTTTCACAATGAAGAAATTGTCCTGTCCGACCTGACCTTTCAATCAAAGTCTCCCTCCAGCATTGCCGTACAACTCACTCGCCCCAAAGCCCAAGAGGACGCACCCTCGAATATAAATCTTTTCGGCTGCCGGTTTCTGGGGCCCATGCGCGCGGGTCTCGAATTCGCTGCCGCGGTGCATGACATCGAAGTCGAGCAGTGCATTTTTTATCAAACCCAAGTCGGCATCGACCTCAGCTATGCCAATCAGTCCGGCAGCAGTTTGCGGATCACGAACAATTCGTTCTATCAATGCGGTATCGGCGTGCAATTCAAAGATTTGCAGCAAATCGGGTATCCCCAATTTGCGATTGAGAAAAACGCATTCATCGCCTGCGAAGACGCAGCCGTACGCATCCTTGAAAACTACGAAACGATCCAATTTTTGAACAAACGTGCCACAAACGGTTCAAATTGGTCGGATCGGCCGCTTAAGGAGAAGGATGCCGACATTTTTCGCCAAGGGGGCACTGCTGCGGACTTCAAATTCAAATCGACTGATCCCAGCTTGAAAGAAGTTTTCCTCATCCCCGACGGCGAAGGCCAGCTCCAGGCAATTGGCTACACCGGAGCTGACCGCTAA
- a CDS encoding PVC-type heme-binding CxxCH protein, producing MLLAAFVFTGAALNSSVAAQDPFRSNIRPTPKLSPADEQATFSLPPGFEIQLFAAEPDIAKPLNMAFDARGRLWVTNTIEYPYPAPEEGKARDSVKILEDTNGDGRADKITTFADNLNVPIGVYPYKDGAIVFSIPYIWRLRDTDGDGRADKREKLFGPMSYDRDTHGLNNSFRRGYDGWLYACHGFNNETTVSGADGHTITMNSGNTYRMRLDGSRIEHYTWGQVNPFGMVIDELGNLFTADCHSKPIYQMLRGAYYPSFGKPDDGLGFVPPMMEHGHGSTAIAGIAVYDAPNFPPEFQNNLFTGNVMTSRVNRDSLVYHGSTILAHEEPDFLSTTDPWFRPVDVQLGMDGALYVADFYNRIIGHYEVPLDHPGRDRESGRIWRITYTGDDAPKTKPAKPLTTNINELITALGEDNLKRRTLAMNTLADDDSPQVVPSVRKRFNTSKNPMLRSRALWVLHRRGSLQKNELQSAATDTQREVRVHAMKVLSEIAKWSDADHTLALAGLRDQDPFVQRAAADALGQHPNPDNIRPLLDALPTVPAADNHLRHVLRMALRNQLRAPNSLVGLPQQLTGDEPHVIAPLCLSIPSPQAGSFLLRYISENPAPQGDVAKYLEHAARYIPTEDIDKIAGLAREKFANNVDMQLRLLTSLNAGLKQRGVAVSPKIRAWSEQLATELLDSTIAAGPTWTFSPLAKFANSPDAFGVRTLPSEDGNNDGQFIDSKAGGEPPTGVLRSPTFVIPEKLRFYLCGHLGVPEKPAQRENFVRLRSADDDSLITEALPPRHDVARRVEWDLAKHAGQRGYLEMVDGLNGGGYAWLAVGRFQPPVVKLPHLDPALIASRQTAAASLIEQFQLQDLQPRLAAIVASNDAGFSARANMSRALVALAPDTRVSALVPAINNPALPHSLRNEVCQTVVNRDPAAINKALAETIRILARRPQEAMAEALAVDAAGAEALLTMIKAGHAPPQLLQNQSVRQSLAALKSAELTAQIEELTADLPPAAAEIEKDILHRKKSFAAQSGNATRGRQVFEKNCSICHRIGTLGKVVGPQLDGIGNRGSDRVIEDMLDPNRNVDVAFQTTTLALESGKVVSGLLRREEGAVYVLINNKGEEFTVPQKEVDERFTSRTSLMPEGLTKAFSEQDFTDLLAFLLQQTAQVEEDK from the coding sequence ATGCTCCTCGCTGCATTCGTGTTCACGGGTGCCGCATTGAATTCGTCGGTCGCCGCACAAGATCCATTTCGTTCCAACATTCGGCCAACGCCCAAATTATCCCCCGCTGATGAACAAGCGACATTCAGCCTTCCCCCCGGTTTTGAAATCCAACTCTTCGCCGCCGAACCGGACATCGCCAAGCCGCTCAACATGGCCTTTGACGCCCGCGGTCGGTTGTGGGTCACCAATACGATTGAATACCCCTACCCTGCTCCGGAAGAGGGTAAGGCTCGGGATAGCGTGAAGATTCTGGAGGACACCAACGGCGACGGCCGGGCTGACAAAATCACCACCTTTGCCGACAACCTCAACGTGCCGATCGGCGTTTATCCCTACAAAGACGGCGCCATTGTGTTCAGCATCCCCTACATCTGGCGGCTCCGCGACACCGACGGCGATGGCCGCGCCGACAAACGCGAAAAATTGTTTGGCCCGATGTCCTACGATCGCGATACGCACGGATTGAACAACTCGTTCCGTCGCGGCTACGACGGTTGGCTGTATGCCTGCCATGGTTTCAACAACGAAACAACCGTCAGTGGTGCGGACGGACATACGATCACGATGAACTCTGGAAACACCTATCGCATGCGGTTGGACGGATCGCGCATCGAGCACTACACCTGGGGACAGGTCAATCCGTTTGGCATGGTCATTGATGAATTGGGAAATCTCTTCACAGCCGACTGCCACAGCAAGCCGATCTATCAAATGCTCCGGGGCGCCTATTATCCCAGTTTCGGCAAACCGGATGACGGACTGGGGTTTGTGCCGCCGATGATGGAGCACGGCCATGGCTCCACAGCAATCGCGGGAATCGCTGTCTACGATGCGCCCAACTTTCCGCCGGAATTTCAAAACAACCTCTTCACCGGCAACGTCATGACCAGCCGCGTAAACCGTGACTCGCTGGTTTACCACGGTTCGACGATCCTGGCCCACGAAGAACCTGATTTCCTCTCCACCACCGACCCTTGGTTCCGCCCGGTGGATGTCCAACTCGGCATGGACGGTGCGCTCTACGTCGCCGACTTTTACAATCGCATCATCGGCCACTACGAAGTCCCGCTAGACCACCCCGGTCGTGACCGCGAAAGCGGACGCATCTGGCGCATCACCTACACCGGCGACGACGCACCCAAGACAAAACCCGCAAAACCGCTCACAACAAACATCAACGAACTCATCACCGCGCTGGGTGAAGACAACCTCAAACGCCGTACACTGGCAATGAACACGCTAGCTGACGACGATTCTCCACAGGTCGTTCCATCAGTCCGCAAGCGATTCAACACTTCCAAGAATCCCATGTTGCGCAGCCGCGCCCTTTGGGTCCTGCACCGTCGCGGCTCACTGCAGAAAAATGAACTACAAAGCGCTGCAACCGATACACAACGCGAAGTCCGCGTCCATGCAATGAAAGTCCTCAGTGAAATCGCCAAGTGGTCCGATGCCGACCACACGTTGGCCCTTGCTGGGCTGCGCGACCAAGACCCATTTGTCCAACGCGCCGCCGCCGATGCGTTGGGACAACACCCCAATCCAGACAACATCCGCCCGCTGCTGGATGCGCTGCCTACGGTCCCCGCAGCCGACAACCACCTACGACACGTCCTGCGGATGGCGCTGCGCAATCAATTGCGGGCCCCCAACAGCCTTGTCGGATTGCCTCAACAACTGACCGGCGATGAGCCACACGTCATTGCCCCGCTCTGCTTGTCGATCCCCTCGCCGCAAGCCGGTTCGTTTCTGCTGCGGTACATCTCTGAAAATCCGGCACCGCAAGGCGATGTCGCTAAGTATCTCGAACATGCCGCACGCTATATCCCGACAGAAGACATCGACAAGATCGCTGGTTTGGCCCGCGAGAAATTCGCCAACAACGTCGACATGCAGCTGCGGCTATTGACCTCACTCAATGCCGGCCTCAAGCAACGCGGCGTCGCAGTCAGTCCCAAGATCCGCGCATGGAGCGAACAACTTGCAACCGAACTGTTGGATTCCACCATCGCCGCCGGACCGACCTGGACATTTTCCCCTCTGGCCAAATTCGCCAACAGCCCCGATGCGTTCGGTGTGCGAACCCTGCCCTCCGAGGATGGAAACAACGACGGCCAGTTCATCGATAGCAAAGCCGGTGGCGAACCCCCAACCGGTGTGCTCCGCTCACCGACGTTTGTGATTCCTGAAAAGCTCAGATTCTATCTGTGTGGTCACCTGGGCGTGCCCGAGAAACCGGCTCAGCGTGAGAATTTTGTCAGGCTGCGCAGCGCTGATGATGATTCGCTCATCACCGAAGCTCTCCCGCCCCGTCACGACGTAGCTCGCCGCGTGGAATGGGATCTTGCCAAACATGCCGGTCAGCGCGGGTACCTCGAAATGGTCGACGGTCTCAACGGCGGAGGCTATGCCTGGTTAGCGGTGGGACGCTTTCAGCCACCCGTCGTAAAATTGCCACATCTGGATCCAGCGCTCATTGCCAGCCGACAGACAGCGGCTGCGAGTTTGATCGAGCAGTTCCAACTACAAGACTTGCAGCCGCGTCTGGCTGCAATCGTCGCCTCCAACGACGCCGGTTTCTCTGCCCGCGCGAACATGTCCCGCGCGCTCGTCGCCCTCGCGCCCGACACCCGCGTTTCTGCCTTGGTCCCGGCGATCAACAATCCGGCACTGCCGCATTCGCTACGCAATGAGGTCTGTCAAACCGTCGTGAATCGCGACCCGGCTGCCATTAATAAGGCGTTGGCCGAAACTATTCGCATTCTCGCCCGTCGCCCGCAAGAAGCCATGGCTGAAGCGCTGGCCGTCGACGCCGCCGGAGCTGAGGCGCTGCTGACCATGATCAAAGCGGGCCACGCGCCGCCGCAATTGCTGCAAAACCAAAGCGTGCGACAAAGCCTAGCTGCCTTGAAGTCTGCGGAGCTAACGGCACAAATCGAGGAATTGACCGCCGACCTGCCCCCCGCCGCAGCGGAGATTGAAAAGGATATTCTACACCGCAAAAAATCGTTCGCCGCTCAATCGGGCAACGCGACCCGCGGCCGGCAGGTTTTCGAAAAGAACTGCTCGATCTGCCACCGCATCGGCACGCTCGGCAAGGTTGTCGGACCTCAACTCGACGGTATCGGCAATCGCGGTTCCGATCGCGTGATCGAAGACATGCTCGATCCCAACCGCAATGTCGACGTAGCTTTCCAAACAACCACGTTGGCCCTCGAGAGCGGTAAAGTCGTCAGCGGGTTGCTCCGCCGCGAAGAAGGTGCGGTTTATGTGCTCATCAACAACAAAGGTGAAGAATTCACCGTCCCCCAAAAAGAGGTCGATGAACGCTTCACCTCCCGCACTTCGCTAATGCCCGAAGGCCTCACAAAAGCATTTTCCGAACAGGACTTCACCGACCTGTTGGCGTTTCTATTACAACAAACCGCGCAGGTCGAAGAAGACAAATAG
- a CDS encoding FG-GAP repeat domain-containing protein translates to MIRTRSVLTVIAIWGILCSTVVGEEIRWKRIQLDDVFRSEGVAAGDINKDGLMDVAAGDVWYEAPDWTVRPFRKVGEYKFDGDYSESFSNEVVDVNGDGWLDIVIVGFPGKPFHWYENPQGDYDGHWKEHQIWHSGCNESPQFRDLYGNGKPVLLVGSQPESQLGFLPLPALDKATEKWDFHAVGKPGDPGKNGSHRFYHGLGVGDVNNDGHNDVMIPHGWWEAPEDREQLPWEFHEWSLSADGKGDSLPAANMYAYDFDLDGDNDIVMSSPHAHGIWWFENVGGNDDPQYKYHLIDDSYSQTHALQLADVNDDGHLDLITGKRFYAHNGHDPGGKDPVVMYWYEVQRKPNTPPKFIPHEIKAGRDTGIGTQFTVKDFDGDGTLDIILGNKKGVNVLLQERDE, encoded by the coding sequence ATGATTCGCACGCGTTCTGTTTTAACCGTTATTGCCATTTGGGGAATCTTGTGCAGTACGGTCGTGGGCGAGGAAATCCGTTGGAAGCGGATCCAACTCGACGATGTGTTCCGTTCCGAAGGCGTCGCCGCCGGCGATATTAATAAAGACGGCTTGATGGACGTGGCGGCGGGGGACGTCTGGTACGAAGCTCCCGACTGGACAGTGCGTCCGTTTCGCAAGGTGGGCGAATACAAGTTTGACGGAGACTACAGCGAGAGCTTTTCCAACGAAGTGGTTGACGTCAACGGCGATGGTTGGCTGGATATCGTGATCGTCGGTTTTCCCGGCAAGCCGTTCCATTGGTATGAAAACCCCCAAGGCGATTACGACGGCCATTGGAAAGAGCACCAGATTTGGCACAGCGGATGCAATGAATCGCCGCAGTTTCGTGACCTGTATGGCAATGGCAAACCGGTTTTGTTGGTTGGTTCACAGCCGGAAAGCCAGTTGGGTTTTTTGCCGTTACCTGCATTGGACAAAGCCACGGAAAAGTGGGATTTTCACGCGGTCGGCAAGCCGGGCGATCCCGGTAAGAACGGCTCGCACAGGTTTTATCACGGCCTGGGCGTGGGGGACGTGAACAACGATGGCCACAACGATGTGATGATTCCACACGGTTGGTGGGAAGCCCCTGAAGACCGGGAACAGCTTCCGTGGGAATTTCACGAGTGGTCACTCTCGGCGGATGGCAAAGGCGATTCGCTGCCGGCGGCCAATATGTACGCTTATGATTTCGATCTCGACGGAGACAATGACATCGTGATGAGTTCGCCGCACGCGCATGGCATCTGGTGGTTTGAAAACGTGGGCGGCAACGACGACCCGCAGTATAAGTACCACCTGATCGACGACTCGTATTCACAAACGCACGCGCTGCAGTTGGCGGATGTGAATGACGACGGACATCTGGACCTGATCACCGGAAAACGTTTCTATGCCCATAACGGGCACGATCCGGGAGGCAAGGATCCGGTCGTGATGTATTGGTATGAAGTCCAACGCAAACCCAACACGCCGCCGAAATTTATTCCGCACGAAATCAAAGCGGGCCGCGACACCGGGATCGGAACGCAGTTCACCGTCAAGGATTTTGATGGTGACGGCACGTTGGATATTATTTTGGGGAACAAAAAAGGCGTCAATGTGTTGTTGCAAGAGAGGGACGAATAG
- a CDS encoding Dabb family protein, which produces MAAIQHMVLVQFQPDVSDELISGIYRQLAELQTLIPGITGFSGGAYASPEGLNGEYTHGFLVTFESPAARDVYLPHPEHERVKAAILPHVVAVVAFDYEVRDWS; this is translated from the coding sequence ATGGCTGCGATTCAACATATGGTTCTGGTTCAATTCCAACCAGACGTGTCAGACGAATTGATTTCGGGAATTTATCGCCAACTCGCCGAATTGCAAACCCTGATTCCGGGAATCACCGGTTTTAGCGGCGGAGCGTATGCGAGCCCTGAAGGTCTCAACGGCGAATATACGCACGGATTTCTGGTGACATTCGAAAGTCCGGCGGCCCGCGATGTTTATTTGCCACACCCGGAACACGAACGGGTCAAAGCGGCGATTCTGCCTCACGTCGTCGCTGTAGTGGCGTTTGATTATGAAGTTCGTGACTGGAGTTGA